A stretch of DNA from Natronorubrum halophilum:
CTTCGTGGACGCAACAGAGGGGGTTGATAGGGTACCCAATGATCCAGGTATCATAATCCGCTACCATGGAGAACTCTACCGTGTATATATAATGGGACTAACTTGACTATTCTCTATCGGAGGCACTGTTAGATTGAGATTGAATTGAACGGAGTTCTTCGAAGAACTCTAGGTGAACATCACGCGTTCTTCTGATATGGAGTTTTTGAACAGTGATCGAATGCGCACGCCAACCTGATCAGCCAGGCAAGCGTGCGCTGTCCACTCGACACCGATTGAGTGTGCCATATTTGTAACGATTATCCTCGAGAAGACAGCGTTGAAAAACTAAGCATAGAGTCTGGATATCACTGCCAAGAGATTCACCTACGTAACCAAACGGCGCTGTTTATCGCCCCAGTAGCGGTGAAGGGGCTGATCAGTTGTCCTCTTTGGAGTTACCGATGGCAACGAGAAATATCTACACGACTGCGTTTGACAAAGGCGTTCAGACGACTACAATTAACTGTCCAGACTGTGGACGTGTCCTTGAGGACACCCAACTAGACCGAGGACCAGACTGGGGTCGACATAACGAGCAGAGATCCAAGAAACGGACCGGCGCCCCGCTGACACCGACACGCCACGATCGAGGCCTCTCCCGACGTACTGGACGCGAGACTTCGGTGAGCACCGCGTTGGAGGAGAATAGCACGAGCTCGGTGAGTAATCGATTGGGACCGAGTGAGGCTCACATCGTACACACGAAAACGACTAAGTGCGTTGGCTCACATTGTACACATCATGAGCACCGATAAGAAGCGCGTGCAGTTTCGGGCCCCCAATCGGCTCATCGACCGGGCTGACGCACTGGCTGCAGTCCTCGGGGAAGACCGGACAGACGTCCTCGTAACCGCGCTTCGGGAATACCTCCAAGACGCCGCTCACGACGACGCACTCGTCCAGGAGATTGCCGCCGCCTATTACGACGATGAAATTACCTTCGAGCAACTCAAAGCGCTCGTCGGCGCCGAAGAGGCGGCAAACCTCCGAGTGTTGAAACAGCAGCTGGACGAGGACTTCATCGATGAGGTCGCCGACGCATAATGTCGTGGCTTGTCGCAGACGCCTCCGCCCTCGTGAGTCTCGGGATCGTTACTGACGACGATCCCGATCCACTCGCACGCTGTCTATCCCGGTACGAGGTCGTCGTCCCAATGGCGGTTATCGAGGAACTCCGAGAGATTGCCTCGTACGATGACGTCCATGGGCACGCCGCGTCCGCCGTGCTCGACCGAACGGATTCATTCACGACACAGCCAGTCGACCTCGATGCCGAGTTTCCACTCGATGACGGTGAAAACGCGGCTGTCACCCTCGCGAACGATCTCGATGCTGCGCTCTTCCTCTGTGACGAGTTCAACCAACTTGGCTTGATCCACGCCTCACTCGCTGATACCCGGCTCGTCACGACACCGACGCTGCTCTCGGTTCTCGTTCGAACTGAACAACTAGCAGCTGCCGATGCTCGACTGCTCCTCGATGAGATCAGTGACGCCCGTAGCTGGGGCGCGAACAGCTACGTGCAACGAGCTCGCTCGTTGCTTGAAGAGCCCTGATACCAAGACTGTCGCTTCCCGACGTGCTCCTTGCAGCCGATGAAGACAAGCGTATAGAGATCACACGGGATTGTTGGGACTGCGGGTGGCACAAAGTGCGGCAGTTTCGCGTCGAGTCGATCGACACGATCGCGGGCGACGAGGCCGCCGTCGAGTGAGCTGCGCCCATCGACGAGATTACCGACGACCTCGCGGTGATCGAGGATTTGGCAATGCTGGGAGAGATCCATGCCGAGATCCGCCGGCGGCGTCGACACGATCTACCGACACCGAGAAGAGATTTCGGAGTGAGACGACTGCGACCGTTGGGCGTGCATTCTGAGTCGGAGCCCTCGAGTGTTGTTCCAGTACGAACAGCGTCTCAGGATGTCGTGAATGGAAAGAGGGTCAGCTAGTAATATAAAGAATCGACTAGTTGGATCAGCGTACACCCATGTACGTATATAATAACAAACATCATCTTGCTTGAATGGCTGCGCCATGGACGACCTCACAGGATTCCAACGGGATCTCCTATACGTGATCGCGGGCGCTGATCAGCCATCCGGACAGGATGTCAAAGACGAGATCGAGCAGTACTATAGTTCAGAAATTAATCACGGTCGGCTGTATCCAAATCTCGATACGGTCGTCAACAAGGAGCTTGTCGAGAAAGGGCAACTCGACAGACGAACGAACTATTACGCGATTACAGACGAGGGAGAGCACGCAATCGAGGAGCGTCGTGAGTGGGTATCCCAGTACGTCGACTAAATTGAGATCAGAAGTGGTCTGGATCACTGCTTCGCCCCCCGAATCGGTAAGTACAGAGTATACACAGATCAGAACGAGTCTCGTTTATTAGGTTCTCGATGCATTTTTGCCGTAGTTTTTCTATCCCAATCTGAGTAAAGAACTGTCTTATCAGCTACTGAAAGGATATCAGAGCGTGCAGAAGGTTTTTACTCTAGACATGATTTGTCTATTACCGATGACCGAGTCTTTCCCATCTGACCCAGGGACGAATACCTACGACATCTCCACGGTGGATCTCACCGATGACCGGTACGAGGTCAAGCAGTCCGCAATTAGGAACAAGTACACCGTCCGTGATAGCGCCGGCAATGTCGTCCTGCAAGGGAAGCAAAAAATGTTCAAACTGAAAGAGGAGTTTCCGTTCGTGACCGGCGATGGCGAGGACGCGTTCACCGTAAAGGCCGGCGGCATCATGGACGTCGCGGGAAACTATACCATCACGGATGCAGGCACCGACCAGGAGATCGTTGTTCTCGACGAGGATTACTCGCTGTTCGTGGAGAATTGGGCGATTCGAGACCCCGATACGGGGGCGACACTGGCGACTATTCAATCGAAGAGCAAGCTTCTCTCGGCGCTTCGACACCTTGTCTCTGCTGCGAATCTCTTTCCCAACAAGTACGAAATATTTGATGCTGATGGCGACCATGTTGGCGATATCGAGGGGAAGTTCTCTCTGCGGGACGCCTATACGGTCAGCATCGACGACGCCAGCGGTGTTCCGAAAGAGGCGGTGATCGCCTCTGCATGCATCCTCGATGCCCTTGAGAACGAGTGAAAATTCCTGCGTAGTGATACTGCCACGGTCCAGCCGTGACGCCTTCTAAGATATGATTCCTGTTCAACATCTTTGCTGTACGTAACGCTGAAGCCGTGGAAGTTCCATGACCGATACGCGTTGCACCGTTGTACGCCGCTACGAACATCATCTGAAGCTGGCAGGAAACCCGGTAGTCAGTTAGCAGCTGTAGTGTGTGGATGGGTTGCCGAAATAACTGTGATGGAGTAGATCTCAATGAGTGGCTTGCAATCACCGCTTTCAACAACAGGGAGAAAGCCCCTGTACGCTCGAGTCCTTCGCCTGGCAAGGCGTACGCGTCTCGCTGCCCTTCGCTCGTTTCACTCCTGAAGATCTCGCTGCGTTCCTCACGAAGTTGCGGTACTTGCTCCGTGAGATGTACGCATCCCACTGACCCCTCGCTCACAGGTTCGCGAGGACGTCGTCGGGGTTTCCCGAGCAACGGAAGGCGTGTGCGCCTTCCGAGCATCGCGAACGCGAAGCATTCGCTCAGCGCGTCAGCCCCTTTTGATTCCACCCACGTGGTTCGCTCGGGAGTTAGTTGAGACGGTTGATTGCTCTACGTTTACGGCCCGCCCCGCTCGTCGCGTGCCGCCCTCCGCTTCGCTCACGACCGACCATTCCGGATTGCGGTTCGCTCACCGTTCCGGGCTAAAGTGAATCTGGTCTCGACGCCAGCGGGTATCCCCGTTTCAGCGCTTGATTCTGCGCTGTCGCACGCCACACCGCGTCGCGCGTTCTCGACGACAGTTCTGCTGGACACGGACCCGCAGTCCGGGCCGGACACAAGTAAAGGCATCGCGCTGCGGTTCCGAGAAAGGTGACTTGCATGTTCGGGTCGACACCCCCGCACCGATAAACGTGGCTCTCCATCTGCGGAAGTGAGAGCATCAAATAGCACTCCTGACCGGAGAGGCGCTGCTGTACCTCCTGATCTCGTTGTGTGTTTCTAGCAGTTTCGTGTCGATTCCGTCGAATATTTCCGGCGGATACTGTAATTCAACTCATGCATCGCGTCGCCCGCTATGTCGTCTCGATCGTAGTCGGACTGAGCGTGACCGCATTCACAGTGTGGCTCTCAGGAACTGAATATTTGCTATTTTTGGCGGTATTTCCGCTTTACACGACGACGACCGCGTTCGTACTGAACCACACGTCTGAGTGGTCCCGAAACCTTCAAATGAAAAAGACGGATTTTTCCTCCCGAATCCGTGGAGCCACTGTCGGAGGTGTCGGCGCGTTCACGATTTCGTTACTGTTGGATGTTTCTATCGCTGTCGGTATAACAGGGATCGGCCTAATGCTATTTTCTCTATCAGTTGGCATCGCGGAATATGCAGTCAAGCGTGAGCGCTAGACCTCGAAAACGTTCCGATGTCACGAGACGCACTCGACCGAAGCCACAACTGAGTCAGTCGACCGTGTTGTCCAGTTTTCGCACACTCGGATGAATGCCGTAATTCCCCGTATAGTAGTCTATGACACCTGCTAGTATACTCAGTTATTTCAAAAGAAAAACGAAGTCGTGGATGAAAAGCACCGTAGCTCCGAGACCAACTGTGACCAGTACAGTGATCACAGAGGATGGCAGCGAGATAAAGGCGTCGAACTGTGTAAGGACCATGATCCCAAGCCAACCAAAGAGTTGGTACTCCGAAGGTATATCACCATTATATATCGTGCTGTAATAATCAAAAGTGGTGCGACGATACTAAGTCTAATCACCTATCTCACCGGCATCAAGATACTCTTTCACTCCATTACAGTCCTGATGCCAGAGGTCGCCACACGAGTTGGACGACCGTCGGCGCGTGGTAGGTCGGCCCGTCGGTGAGTGCGGTCTTGTTTCTACTTAGAAATAATCTGAAATATTTGTATATATTAGTAAATATAGACATTATACAAGTTAATTACGATTGCAGTCGGGTCAGTGAATGTGATTCGACAGAAACTCCTGACAGCAGTCATGGTCGTAGCGCTCGTTGCAACTGGAATGACGGCCTCGGCAGGGGCGGTCACGGCACCGTCAGTCGAGACGACGACCTCGATCAGCGAGTCGACGACAGTGACGGTGACGAACGTCGTCGACGGCGACACAATCGACATCGAATACCAGAATGGCTCGACCGATACCGTTCGCCTACTGGGTGTCGATACACCAGAAACGTACGGATCGGTCTCGCCCGGTGAATTCGAGGGCGTGCCGGACACGCAGGCGGGCCGTGAGTGCCTGCAACCCGCGGGTGAGAACGCGAGTGCGTACGCGACTGACCAACTCGCTGGCCAAACGGTCACACTGCAGTTCGACAGCCAGGCGGACCGACGCGGTGACTACGGCCGTCTGCTCGCGTACGTACAGGTCGACGGTTCGAACTTCAACTACGATCTCGTGGAGCGGGGCCACGCCCGGGTCTACGACAGTACGTTCTCCCAGAGCGATTCGTTCTACAGCGCCGAATCGACGGCTCAGTCCGCCGAGCGAAACGCCTGGTCGTGTCGGACGCCGAACGATGACGACGGGTCGTCGGGTGGGGACGCAAGTGCGCTCACTATCGATTGGGTCAACGCAGAAGCGAGTTCCCTCAACGACGAACGTGTGAAGATCACCAACACCGGCAGTAGTTCGATCGACCTCGACGGGTTCACACTCTCCGATGAAGCGGGTTATAGCCACACGTTTGCGGGGTTTACGCTCGGCGCCAGTGACTCGGTGTACGTCCACACTGGTAGTGGAACCAACGACGCCGACGACCGCTACATGGGCTACGGGACCGAGATCTGGAACGACGACGGTGACACGGCGACGGTGCAGACGGCAGTCGGGACGACTGTCGCCCAACTCGCGTACTAAAGCGAGCGTGGCAGCTCATTTTTCAGACGTCTCGGCGGCGGGTCAGGTGGTGGCGACCGCACTCGATAACGAGCGGTGAAAGCCTTCGGCCGCTCGACGTCCCGCAACCCACGCTGCACTCCTCGTACCTGCGGTGCTTGCGGGGTCGAGGGACGGCCTCGCCCTTTCTGAGTCCGCCAGGACGGTGGCTGCTTTGCCAAGCGCTGTAGCCGGATAACTAGTAGTACATAACGGCGCGCCCCGCTCGCCGCTGCCGCCCTCCGCGTCGCTCACGGCTTCGCCGTTCGCTTCGCTCGCGACCGACCATTCCGGGCGGGCTTCCGCTCCAGTGGGTGCGGTTCCTGCCGGGCATCTGGTTTCGGCGCCAGCACCAAGCGCGCTTTCGGTTGCGTCTCCCTCGCTCCAGTGGTCGCTCGCTCGACGGACGCGAAACCGGCTTGTGTGCTGGCCGCTCGCTCCGGGCGGATCGATGCGCGGTGCTGGTTGGGTCTTCTCTATAGGCGCTCTCGCTCGCGCCCCACAGGGACGCGAGCGAAGGCGCGAGCGAGAGCGCGCGATGGTTGAGTTGGTCGTTGTGGACAGCCACGGCTGGAGAGTCGTGGTGTCGGAAGAAGACGCCGAGTGAGCGCCTTCGGAGCTGTGCTAACTCCAATGTCTAGTAAGAATTCAGTCAGTAAGGTCGTTTCGGTGGATGAACAGGCATACGAACAGGAGCAGGCTCGAGACGAGCACGAGGACGTCGTCGACGAGACGCCAACGTTCCAGGCAACGGTTGAAATGGAAATCCAGGCGAAGGTGGATGCGAACCACCCTGACGGAATCGTCGATACGAACGATAATCGGATCTACGGCGCGACCTTGGCCCAAGAAGAGCGGATTCGGGCTCGAGAGGAAGAACTCGAACGCATCAGTGCCCAGGCCGAGTTCGGTCAGCAGCAGGGACGAGCGAAACGAGCGCGAGAGATCGCTGCAAAACAGAGCGCAGAGCGGCGTGACCGCTTCCAGAAGCGGGCAGCAAGTGTGGACCCGATGGCAGACCCGGAGCGGCCGGATCCTCGAACAGAACTCACACAGGAGGAGCTAGCGGCCGTGAACGAGCAGTCGATGCGGTTGACCGAGCAGCTCAATGGCTACTCTCAGCGCTGGATGGGCGAAATCTCGTACTCAACAACGAAGCGCTTGCTCGGCGATGCCATGCGAGCGCTGGGCTGGTATCGCCAGTTCCGTGAAATTGTTCTCATGTTCGCCATCATCAACATAGAAAAGCTCTGTGAGCCACTCTGACTACCATTCAGCAGCTATTCAACAAAGCAGAAAATGCAGAGCTGGGAGAAACACCCCACATTATCGATTCAGTCTAAAACAAGTAGTGGATTGATGCTCCGTTGCTTCTCCTCCTCTTCTAAACCTTTTTTATCGAGAAGCGCTGCCATGAACTGGCCTCCGGAACTGGCTTAAAACCTGGGGAGAATCAGTAAGTACAGATCTTTCAGAGATGGAGGGTTGTCGAGGCAGCCGGTAAGCTATGAATCTGTCAACATCGAGTTTCAAGCAGTTTGGGGATGGAATACCTACAAAGATCATACTGACTACGTTCTTTCTTCCGTTAACCGGCTTTATTTTGATGTATGCAACCGGTTTCACCGGTTCGACGGAGAACACCCGCATGTTCTTGAGTACGTTGGCTGGCGCTCAAGCAGGTATACTTGCTATCGTATTCTCTGTAACGGTGATCGGCGTACAGTTAATCGCTACACGGTACTCGCCGAGGATGATCTCGCTCTTTACCGACTCCCCGATCTTCGTCTACACGTTCACACTATTCGTTCTATCCATAGCCGTCGACCTTGGACTACTCTACACCGTTCCCAGTGATATGTCACAGATCCATGCTGCCGGTGTAGGGGCGGTATCCGGTCTAGGACTTGCTACAGCAGTCACATTACTCATCTTCGTCAGGACCGCAATCAAGCAAAGCACACCTGATGGAGCTATCGATGCCTTCGTATCGGATATGACCTCTGAGAAGTACCTTGACCAGGTCAAAAGATCAGTCGAAAACGGTTCGGAGACCGCCCACCCGATGCACCCGTTATACAACCTGACCATGAATGCTCTCTCCGACGGAGAACACGTAACTGCCGGAAAAGCGGTGCAAGAGTACGGGGAACTCGTTGAAGACGTTCTAAAAGAGTTAGACGAGGAAGACGTGTTTTCAGATGATCGGAAGGTAGCTATCCAGTTGTTCAAACCGGTTTTCAAAGAACATCTCCACGGAATTGCCTTACATGCGGAAGAAAAAGAAGAGAACCGGATCGTCAGCGACGCCATAGAACTCCAGTACAAACTCGGGAAGAAAGGACTGGACCTCTCCACCGATACCGTGACTCGTGACGCGCAGTTCGGGCTTTCAGACGTCCTCCGGGATGCACCGGTCGACACAGGCAGCTACATATCGAACAGCAACGCCTGGAAACAGCTCGGCCAGTTGCTAGTCGATGCCTCAGAAAGACCGGAACCCGGAGCTGTTCGGAACATCGCATCCTCCATCGATCAAAACGTTTCACGTCAGATCTGGAAAGTCAGCAATGTACTCCGGTACCACCACTCCATGATGCGTCTCTACAGCCATATGGAGAACAGCCACAAAGCCCTTCTGGACCACTACGGCGAGGAACTCTCTAAGGTGGATATGGAGTGGCAGTACGAACACGTGCCAGACAATACGCCGGGCAGAGAAAGGATTATGGCGGTCTTCAAACTGAGACAAGCACTGTTCAGCACCACAGAAACATTCCTCCGATACAGTGAACAGGAAGATCAGAGCCCGATTAAGGTTGGAGACCTCAAAGACAGTTGGAAAAACATCTGCGTCCAGACATCCAAATCACCTGCTGAAGACTATGCCATTTCTCTCTGCCAAGCACTGATCGAGATCGCAGTCATCGACCACCACCACGATCCAACCGGTATCCCTTGGAGCGATACAATCGCCCGGGTCAAGCACAAAGGCGACCCTGAGATCGTCGACAAAGCCTTCAACCGTATATTCCAGTACAGCTACGTCGAAGAAGAACCAGGTCTACTGATCGCTGGAGAAACCGAGGAACGGTACCAAACCTACTACTGCAACCAGCTCAACATCGAAGACTACCAGCCACTAAACACTGTGCCAGGAATTGACAGAACACTCGACGATATTCAAAGGGCAACGGACGAACGGTACAACACATTGAGGAGCTAAGCGCCAATAAGGTCTTCCTCAAAAAATAGATGATCGGTATCGGGGCACTGTCTAGATAAGGAAAACCGCAAGAGAGAACGATGACAAAATGACAGGATCGGTTGTAAAACCACCATCTGTGATCTGATATAACGAGATCCTGTTCCACGAGCAGCGAACCTTCGACTGCTTCAGCAAACGTCTCAGAAGAAGTGATGATTATAGATCATACGGTACTGCTGCGACAGGAGCTGAAACGCCGTTCTACACCAGAAGCGCTTAACTAGACAGTGCCAGTTGCCGACGCATTTCATCAAGGCGACAAGTGATCTCTTCTACAGCTATATTTATTCTTCAGAGTGACCCCCTATCAAATCTGTGTCGACCTCTATCGGGGACGAATCGGTGAGGCGACGATGCTTTTGAAACAGGTGTGACTGCTTACCCGGCCCGGTGTTTCGGAGGCAGCTAACGTTGCCGTCGAACACCGAGGGTAACAAGGCTAGTTTATCCGGAAAGTTTTCCCGCCTGCCCTTCGCGACCGGAAGTAGATGGCAACCCAATATGTGGACACTACTTTGGATATCGATGCTGATCAATGGTACTACACGAAGTTCAGTGTTAAGCGGTATCGACAAACAGTTGAGTGGGAGAACGTCAAGGAAACCTTCGACCGGACCGCAGAGGCTGTCCGAGCCCTTCTGGAGGCGTACCAATCGGCGGGCGTATTCGGGGATGCAGAGCTGACGGCACTCAAATCGACTACTTTGATATCCTCGGCTATCGGTGGGGAGGCCACCCGAGCGCAGTACTTCGAAACTGATGGCGCTCGGGAAGAGTTGGAACGCGCAGCGGAGCTGGTGTCGGACGACACTGGAATCGTCGGTGGTATTCCCTACGATGCCTCCGTCGAGGGAACTCCAGCGGACACGCTACTCGATATCTTCGGGACACTCGTCGATGAAAACGCTGATGCGGAGGCGGTTGATTCGGCCGTGGAACGACTCCTCGATCTCGACTTAGATAATGTCGGCGGGGCAACCCTCACGGCGCTCCTCTGTCTGCTCCGCCCGACGCGGTTTCCTATTGTCAATCAGCAGACTGTGAAGGTGTTCGATGCCTGTTTCGACATCCAGCTCTCGGCCAGTGCAGAAGACTATCTCGACAGTGTCGCACAATTCCACACGGTTCGCGAGGAGTTTGGATTCGACGCCCATCTCCGGCAACTGGATTACTTTTGCTACTGGCTACGGGCGGAGGTTAGCCCGGAAGATTCGCCCCTCCCCAAGGACTTTGGCAACCGGAAGGTTTGGCAAATTAATGCGGGGCGATCTGATGTCGAGAAATCCGAGCCGGAACGGCTCTGGCCCGTGTGGCAGGAGCTGGGTTTATGTTCTATCGGTTGGGATACAGGCCCGCTCGACGAACTTTCGGCAGCAGAAATCGAGACTGCAGCCGAGCAGTGGGATGGAGAGGAGGTAGATGACTACCTTCGGCGGTTCGGCAAGGAGATGCAGCCTGGTCAGCTCGTCATCGCGAAGGACGGGGCCGATCTTCTCGGTATCGGTGTGACCCAGCGTGGTGGATACCACTACTGCCCAGAGGTCATCGACGAACGGATCGAGGGTCCGGATACCGGACATGTTCACGCCTGGCCGGTAGATTGGGAGGTGATTCCCGATTCAGGGCTCGACCGAAACGTCGGCAATTGGGAACTCGAGACTGAGCTTTCTACACGGAAGACGCTCATCGGAACCGAGGCGTTCGAGGGCATCCGCTGGCAGTTAGCTGAGCGTGATCCGGGCCTGATTCCGGCATTAGGCGCCCTCGAGGAGACGTTGGTCGATCCACCAGTAGCAACCCTACCTGACGACTGCCAGACTGCAGAACGGTCTGTAGGCGGCTACTTCATTCTTCAGACGGGAGATGACAAATGGGAAGATGACCTGACTGCCCAGTATCATTTCAAACTTGGCAATCCGGGAACACGACTCCTCTGGGAGGCCGAAATGGCTCGTGTAGTCTATCTCGAAGATGGCGACCTCTACGCGACGGCCCGAGTCACGGACATCGAGCGCGAGGAACGCGACGATGAGGTCCACTGTTTCGCGTCCATCGAGGACTATGAGGAGATGCACCCAGTCGCTGTGAACGACATCCGAGGCGAACTCGACACATCGTTTTCTCTACAGCACTCAATCATCGAAATCTC
This window harbors:
- a CDS encoding LURP-one-related/scramblase family protein, with translation MTESFPSDPGTNTYDISTVDLTDDRYEVKQSAIRNKYTVRDSAGNVVLQGKQKMFKLKEEFPFVTGDGEDAFTVKAGGIMDVAGNYTITDAGTDQEIVVLDEDYSLFVENWAIRDPDTGATLATIQSKSKLLSALRHLVSAANLFPNKYEIFDADGDHVGDIEGKFSLRDAYTVSIDDASGVPKEAVIASACILDALENE
- a CDS encoding PIN domain-containing protein, coding for MSWLVADASALVSLGIVTDDDPDPLARCLSRYEVVVPMAVIEELREIASYDDVHGHAASAVLDRTDSFTTQPVDLDAEFPLDDGENAAVTLANDLDAALFLCDEFNQLGLIHASLADTRLVTTPTLLSVLVRTEQLAAADARLLLDEISDARSWGANSYVQRARSLLEEP
- a CDS encoding PadR family transcriptional regulator, giving the protein MDDLTGFQRDLLYVIAGADQPSGQDVKDEIEQYYSSEINHGRLYPNLDTVVNKELVEKGQLDRRTNYYAITDEGEHAIEERREWVSQYVD
- a CDS encoding thermonuclease family protein, which codes for MIRQKLLTAVMVVALVATGMTASAGAVTAPSVETTTSISESTTVTVTNVVDGDTIDIEYQNGSTDTVRLLGVDTPETYGSVSPGEFEGVPDTQAGRECLQPAGENASAYATDQLAGQTVTLQFDSQADRRGDYGRLLAYVQVDGSNFNYDLVERGHARVYDSTFSQSDSFYSAESTAQSAERNAWSCRTPNDDDGSSGGDASALTIDWVNAEASSLNDERVKITNTGSSSIDLDGFTLSDEAGYSHTFAGFTLGASDSVYVHTGSGTNDADDRYMGYGTEIWNDDGDTATVQTAVGTTVAQLAY
- a CDS encoding DUF2254 family protein, which translates into the protein MNLSTSSFKQFGDGIPTKIILTTFFLPLTGFILMYATGFTGSTENTRMFLSTLAGAQAGILAIVFSVTVIGVQLIATRYSPRMISLFTDSPIFVYTFTLFVLSIAVDLGLLYTVPSDMSQIHAAGVGAVSGLGLATAVTLLIFVRTAIKQSTPDGAIDAFVSDMTSEKYLDQVKRSVENGSETAHPMHPLYNLTMNALSDGEHVTAGKAVQEYGELVEDVLKELDEEDVFSDDRKVAIQLFKPVFKEHLHGIALHAEEKEENRIVSDAIELQYKLGKKGLDLSTDTVTRDAQFGLSDVLRDAPVDTGSYISNSNAWKQLGQLLVDASERPEPGAVRNIASSIDQNVSRQIWKVSNVLRYHHSMMRLYSHMENSHKALLDHYGEELSKVDMEWQYEHVPDNTPGRERIMAVFKLRQALFSTTETFLRYSEQEDQSPIKVGDLKDSWKNICVQTSKSPAEDYAISLCQALIEIAVIDHHHDPTGIPWSDTIARVKHKGDPEIVDKAFNRIFQYSYVEEEPGLLIAGETEERYQTYYCNQLNIEDYQPLNTVPGIDRTLDDIQRATDERYNTLRS